The Camelus ferus isolate YT-003-E chromosome 26, BCGSAC_Cfer_1.0, whole genome shotgun sequence nucleotide sequence AACCTCATAGTTCCTACCAAGTTAATACTTTACAAGTCCAGATAGATTTACAGATGCTCTTGAAAACTATCTGATGATGTGGCTTCCCTTGAAAATGTAGGCAAATATCCCAGGGCCCCAAAGGTTCATGCTTGGCCATCTGCCCAAGCAACCGAGCTATCAAAATGAGCAAAGCTCCACTTCACCACACTAAGGGTTTACTTAATTACAGTTTcggctctcccagaaatggaatcttaaaccagtcaatcaggaatcGCCTGATCAGTACTAGCTGGGTTATCTGCTTGATAGACCCCAGAGGTCCCCTAAGGGAAAGCAACCTTGAAACAACCTACCTGCTTTTTTGCCGGCGTAACCACCTCGTTCCTACTCCGTTCCACctataagttttcattttgtgCAGCCCCTCGGAGCTGCTTTCTACCTGCTAGATTAGTTGCTGCCtgatttgaattgatttttgctcaaataaattttaaaaaatttaatatgcatCAGGTTATCTTTTAACAGTTCTGGTGCCAGGAGAGTTCAGAACCGACGGACACTCCTGACCGCACCCCCCCGCCACCAGCCCCCGTGCCCAGGagcaaaaagcaaggaaacatgGTACCTTCTGAGCCCCCGAGCTTGGGCTGTCTCACTGGCTCTGAAGGTCGTGGGCAAGTCCCCCTCAGATCGGATCCTGAGCTTTCAGACTTCATTTGAGCATTTCTTTTGTCCGGACTGGGTCCCGAAACTGGTTGGAGTCAGGCTGGGTCTGACTTAGAAACTGGACTGGGTCTGGGGTCAGATTCTGAGTCTGACTCAAGCTGGACCTGCACCAGTACGGAGCATCAGGTGAATTAAATTTAGACATCAGGCTGATCAAGCAGATTCAACTCACCAAAGATAATCTCCAATTATAGTGGCCACTTTTAACCTAGACAAGCTAATCCATGTAGGGGTGCCCTAGAGGAAAGGGGGTCTCAGCCAGGCATCATCAGAAACAGTGGAGGAAACGTTATGTTTCCTCCTCTACAGTTTCTGGGGACCAGGGGGAAACCCCCTGGGACACCCCCACTTGTTCCAGAGCCTGCAGATGGGATCCTGGGGAAACTGGCAAAGTGAGCTGGCAAAGAGAGGGTTTCTACCAAAGTCAGTTTTCCCCCACCTCTACTGTGGTCCTGGTAGACAGAAAGGTCAAATTCCACAGtgtcccttcctttccaaatCTAGACTGGCAGGAAAAAGACATTTGTGAGAATTAGATCTTTGAATTGTGACTTGTGACTTAGCTATCAGGCGTGTTTGTTGGGCCTTTCTCTGCCAGGGACAACTGTGCTGCTTGTTTGTCTTGTTTGTGTCCTGAGAACTTGGCTTTGCAGCCACCAGGTTGGGGAGCCTCAAATATGGCCTGGCAGAGACATGGCTTGCACCCCTTTGAAGCCTGAGTCCACAGATTGTTGCCAGCTCTCGGGGGAATGTCTGAGCCTTCATTTGATTATCTTTGGGGGTGGCTCTGGAGCTTGGGAGGGTAGTAAGTTTTGTACTTTTGGGGGATGCCTCTTGCATCCAAAGAATTGTTCAGTATTGCCAGGAACATTTACTGTTTGCCCCAGGTAAAACCAGACAAGATATTcgacaggatttttaaaaattattattaaagcaGCTCTGTGGTGAGAAGCTGACCAAATTGGAAGATGGTGTTTAGAGACTGTTAGCAACTTTTTCTAGGTCTTCTCCTCTAAACTGAAACTATGtccccagagggaaagaaaaatattctgaagcCTTTGTGGAAGGATTTACTTAAACATTCCAAAGACCCACAGCTCTAAATCTAAAATGTAGGAATCTGTGATTTCCATTTTAGTTGAAGATATTCTCCCTGATAGAGAAGCACATTGGGGGTAAGTAGTTGGACAGGTGGGTCGGCCTCTTGGAATCTTTCAGATTGCAACCCAATTACTTGAGGAATTAAAAACATCTGTACTTGTGTTTCAACTCGtttccacaaaacagaaatatgacTCTAGAAACAATTTAAAGCacattcatcctttttttttttttttaagccaatcCCTAAACCTCTCCAATTTAGCTCAAAACACCTGGAGATTTTGTAAATGACCTGGACATAGGGAACAAAAGTGCTTCTCGGTGGAACTTGCATTCTCTGTGCCTTTTGAGATGTAACTGGTCTTCTCTAGAAACCAAGTTAATTCTTaatagaaggagagaaaaaaaagcaatgtctATTTTGAAAACCAGGCCtatgaaaaatcttaaaaaagttTCACAAATATTAGTAAAAAGCTATCTGAACAGGTCACCTTAACTTattccatctgccagaaacacAATTTGGATCCAATGTTCTTTTATAAACTAGTGAGTTTGGCGTTATCATACCTGTCTCATGTCTAAAATTATAAAACGAAAGCTCTAAGATCTCTGCATCTGCTTGTATGTTTATGTCTATGTTTGGATGTTACACAGATGCGTGGATTTTTTTCAACCTCCAGTTAGTATTGCCAAATTTAATTTGTAAGGAGTTCTATTTAATTGCCTGAAAGACAAACATTATGTAAATCAAGTAGCCTGACAGAAATAGAGAAACTAACgcaaatgtttttcaagttcacatgatcTAGGATAATCTTTGCTAAATAAAAGCTAATTCAAGTTGCTTGATTTAATTAAAACGGGCATGTCTTCAGAGTTACCAGCATTAATTACTCTTCTACCTCAGTTTACTAAAAGTCAGGCTCGTTTTCTCTATTACAGAATTTGTCAGCGAGAACGATAACTTAAAAGCATGATTAGCTGTTTAATGTCTCATAAAATTTCCAAGAGTAAATTTAAACCTAATTGTTAGgaacatgtaaattaaaaagacacaagTAAAAGGTTATAAACTAACTTTCCAACAATAATTATGCTTTACTTTATATGTCTACTTAAAAAGCTTCCAAAATCTTTAACATGCCTCAGTTCACCTTTCAACAAGGTAACGTCTCCATTCCGccttttttcaacatttattaagcacctaatgGTGCCAGGCACGAGATAAAACACACTCAGAAAGGCACGGAGGCAGCTTCCCGCCCTGGAGGTGCGGGAAGGTGCCCTTCAGTGAGCTGCGCAGAGGGCTGGTCCCCGCTTCCCGCGTTTCTCCTCTACCCTCACCTCAGGGATTTATAACGAGAGGACGTCCTACCAAGAGCTGCTGTGGAGGGACAACCGAAGGCGCGGCTGGGAGAAACCTAAACACACCCGGTGGCAAGCGGGCCGCTTCACCTCACTCGGCAAGCACCCCCGGCCTCCAGGCCGGGCCCCCACAGAGCACGGGGTGGGTTCGCCAAACTTACCAACTTCAACTTTTAATATGTGAAAACTCCTAAGTGAAAGTCAAACTTAAAAGTTCCTAGGGTCGTGCAACCCACGGCTGCGTAATTTCACACTAATTTTCAGCCCAATGTTAAACAAGAAACCCGGCGTAGGGCCTAAGAAGCGCCTCAGCACGGACGCCGGGGATGAAACCTCCCGTGGGCCCCAGGAAACCACGTCTCGCGAGAGTTGAGGGGAGTGGGACCACGCCCCAAGGGGTGGGCGTGGCGCCGCAGACCCTAAGTTCCGGGTGCGGGGCGGCCGCGGCGACGCTGACCCTAGGCGGCAGCCGCGACCTTTCCGCGCTCCTCCTCTCGGCGCACAGCCATGGCGCCGAAGCCGAGCCTCCCTGCCGTGCTTgtgctgcagctgcagctgctgctgctgcccggCCCAGCCCCCGTGCGCAGCTCCAGCCCGCTGCCCCTGGTCCTCAACACTTGGCCTTTTAGGAACGCAACCGAAGCAGGTGCGGGGACCCGGGCTGCGCCGGGAGAGCCTGCGGGTGGGAAGGACGAGTGCCGACCTCACCCggggggctggggccggggccgggcctCGGCGGGCTCCCTCCAGCCCTTCCTGCGCCTCCTGCGTCGCAGCGGCGTCCCCTGCAGTGGATCTTCGTCCCCGCCGCTACTCCCTAGGTCCTCAGCGGCTGGGTAACTCCGTCTGCTCAGCCTCCAGTCGCTGTGTTTTCCAAGCTGCTGACGACCTGGAGCAGTTGTGGCCTTTCTGCTGAGACCCTTCCAGTGGCGTCTAGGCTGTCTTTCGCCTGACATCCAGTCTTTTCCCGGGTTGTGTGTCCACCTCCGCTTCCTAACCTGTCGCGTCTCCCCGGGACCCCTCTCCCTGTAAGCTTTGCCAGTGAGTGATACTTAACAAAGCGTACtctttttacatttacttttttctgcCACATGCATACGCGCTGTGTTTGCCGCCTGGAATACAGGGTTCCAGTCTTGGTTATACATTAAAATCATCCTTGGAGCTTCTCAGAAATACTCGCGCCTGGGCCTCAGATATCCTGAGATTTTGATTTCAGTGCTGGAACCAAAGcctctgtctgttttgttttgttttttttttttaaagctgcctAAGTGATGTTGGTTTGCAGGCAATTATACTTTCAAGCCTGTTCTTACAGTAGTAATACTTTAAATTACTTACCAGTAGTAACACCACCCTTCAAGGAATTCTGTTTTTATCAGTGAAGAAATTGACCATTGAAgaccttcttttttcccctctcgtTTTTGACGTGTGGGGCTCCGCAGGACAGTGTTTAGTGCTAAAAGCATGGCCACTGGAGCCAAACTGGCTACtgttgaatcctggctctgccacctactagctgtgtaacctcgagcaaattacttaacctctctgggtctgtttccttctgttcAAAATGAGGATAGTAATTGTACAATACCCGAAAGACTAAATGAATCAATCCGTGTGAAGCCAACGTTGTAATTCATTGCTGTTACGGTTTGTTGCTGAGTCGGCTGTGATAGGTGTTaccttaataataaaaacattatttatgtataattttaataatctgATGATGCAGAAGGAATTTATGAGGCTATGATTTAATGAATCTTCAACTTGTCTTTTATTTCAGCTGTAACTTCAGTTACAACTTCAATTCTAACCTTTGAAACTGAAGAATAGACTACTTTTCCCACACACAGTAGAATTAGGTACTaataagtgggggaaaaaaaacctctcacTTTACATCAATACACCAAAGTCTttgaattcttcactgtaaacAGTTGTGTTCGATAATTTTGTCTCTATCATTCTGGCTTCTTCGTAGCACTTGATAAATTAACATTTCAGTTTAACTTAGAGTAAACgtgaaaactttttctttttttaaatatgagttTTCAGGACATTTTTCGTTTGTTGCATTtgacattggggaaaaaaaaaatcagtatataaaCAAGCACTCTCGGGATGTGATTACCAGCATGGAAGACCTTAGCTCTCGGAGGCTCCAGCCTGGATGCGGTGGAGGGCGGCTGTGCCTCGTGTGAGGTGGAGCAGTGTGACGGCACTGTGGGCTTCGGCGGGAGCCCTGACGAGTCCGGAGAAACCACGCTGGATGCCATGCTCATGGAGGGGTAAGATGCTCCTCAGAACCTCGTTTATCTCTGCACCTGGGCTCCACGTTGAGTTACATTTATGGTTGCTGAGTCTTTACTAAGAGCAAGATGGACAAATCCGGATGTTTTGTCCCAGGCCACAACCTGCAGCTTATTGTCCCTGGCTTTCCAAACACAAGGAGTTTCCCCCTCAATGAAAAgatcagataaacaacaaggtcctactggatagcacaggggactatattcgtatcttgtaataacctatattgaaaaagaatctgaaatatatatataactgaatcactgtgctgtacaccagaaactaacacaacattgtgaatcaactatacttcaattaaaaaaaatcatcatcataataGAAATATCACATGGAGGTACGTGTCTCTTGAGAAGAGGGAGAGCCCCCAAGGTACAAAAATATCTCTGACCTGGTAAACTGTCGTTTATCTGCCAACCACAGATGCTGTGGTTTGCCCGACCTAAAGCCTTAAAACCCCTTTCAAAAGCCATATTTCAAACGAGCCAGGAGAACCTGAGAGTTTCAGTGCTTTGGGAGTACATGGTAAATCAATTTTGCTTGTTCCTTAGTATGTCTGATTGTGAGAATTTGGGTGAACTTCATGGCTGTGCGGTCACTTCTGTGTTAAGATGGTGGAGTTTATCCTACAAAACACTatagcttaaaataatttttttaaaatctacgGACCTATAAAAATACCATAGTAAATCTTACTGCATTTTTTCCCTGTAGCACTACTATGAATGTAGGAGCAGTGGGTGATCTTAGACGAATTAAAAACGCCATTGGTGTGGCACGGAAAGTGCTggaacacacaacacacacacttttaGTGGGAGAGTCAGGTATGTTGtaactgttttcaatttttacgTCGTCTTTTGTCTGTAGTCTTCACTGTGGAAAAAGGACTCAGTATAGAATAGTGGATAAAAGCAGACCTCAGCTGAAATTCATTCAAGCTGTTTTACTTAGTATCCATTTAACTTCTGATAAGCTGCTTCACTTCTAAAtcttactttattcatttttaaaataggattttcaATAAATTAGTTTATCATCAGTAGATGAATCATTGCTGGAGCGAAACAGGATTTGGCATTTCTCTTCTTATGTTAAGTTTTTGTGGGTGTGAGACCCAAGGACATAAGAAGAGAATGTAAGGGGTTTCACTCTGATGATGGCACTGACTTGAATACCTTCCAGGATAAAAACCAAAAATCGTACAgtgatttgtcatttttttttttttgataaagttactagggcttgaacccagggcctcattcatattaagcacatgctctaccactgagctataccccatcTGTCGTTGTGATTTAATGATTTTAACGATGTGTTAGCAGACAACTCTAGTAGGCGTCCTTCCGTTTTGTTGAAGTACAGAATGGAAAACTGGCTGACAAACAAAGGATGTTACTCTTTTGTGGAATCCATTTGTCCCCTTGTTTGGTGTCTCAACATTTTTTTGACACCCTGGGCGTCACACCCCAGGTCAGTCCGTAAGATTCACTGTTGTTCAGAGGtgtgcttttccttttgtgaagTAGAAGGGAGatgctggagggagagggtggcGGGGAAGGAGAACTGTCATCAAACACCCGCCGGGGGTCTCAGCAGATTGGTGCTAGGAGGGAAGGACAGATGGAAGCTAAGATCTAGAAACCGATGCCGGTAAAACTTCACATCTGAACACGCCTGAGAAAGTCTCTGTTCACCCCCAGGATGGTTGTGTTCCACTTCGGAGACAGCGGATCCAGCACACTTCCTGTGCATCTGTTTTGTTTGAGAGAGGACACCTaactcatttacatttttcttccccatctccaGCCACCAAATTTGCCCAGAGCATGGGGTTTGTGGACGAGGATTTATCTACCAAGGACTCTCGGGCTCTCCATTCAGATTGGCTTGCTCAGAACTGTCAGCCAAATTACTGGAGGGTACGTATGCATGATTTGTAAAGGTAAGTGATTTGAAATGTTACCTGACATCCCTTCTGCTCTAGTCGTCTCCCTGTTGCCTGCAGTGCTAGGTGAGCATCCTGGTTGCATTTTAGAACCAATGACTTAAACTGCCTCCGGGTGTGGATGTTCTTGAAAGCTCCCTGGCTGCATCCAGTCCACATCCAGAGTGGGGAACTTCTGGTCCCTGGCAGTACTTTCAGACTGTGAAGGTTCTGCCGTGGGGAGACGGGCTGCCTCACTCAGAACTGCTCTGCTATGTATCCTTGTAATAAAAGTTCCATAtgttaaagacaaaacaaaacaaaaaaataccctCACAGAATTTGGAAACCATgagtctgaaatatttcatatattttatctatgTGAGATGTATCCAGTATCTTGCCCTTAACTTGCAGATTTGTACTGTTAGGTGTCTAGTATGTTACTAGGAAGGTAATTTGTCTTTAAATCAACGGGACTTTCAGCATAAATCAGTTTGTCTTTGCCATCCAGAGTCCTTCTGTGGAGTAGCTCAGTCTCTCATTTGTTTCTCCACCAAATTCTAATTTCCTTTGAGTAACCAAGGAGTCACTTGAAAGAGATTACTGCATGGAACCAGGGCACGGGAGGAGGCACCCAGTGCACTAGGGAGTGAGACATGAATGG carries:
- the AGA gene encoding N(4)-(beta-N-acetylglucosaminyl)-L-asparaginase isoform X2 gives rise to the protein MAPKPSLPAVLVLQLQLLLLPGPAPVRSSSPLPLVLNTWPFRNATEAAWKTLALGGSSLDAVEGGCASCEVEQCDGTVGFGGSPDESGETTLDAMLMEGTTMNVGAVGDLRRIKNAIGVARKVLEHTTHTLLVGESATKFAQSMGFVDEDLSTKDSRALHSDWLAQNCQPNYWRNVIPDSSKYCGPYKPRSVFKQDGSIHKETGYGYGHDTIGMVVLDKMGHTAAGTSTNAESETHPYLGQGPTLMTPREPPPPLGTVTY